The proteins below come from a single Oxyura jamaicensis isolate SHBP4307 breed ruddy duck chromosome 1, BPBGC_Ojam_1.0, whole genome shotgun sequence genomic window:
- the CD96 gene encoding T-cell surface protein tactile isoform X3, giving the protein MVPPRPWLAVCTQRCRPSWRCRCTHRSGPRFARIAVHHPILGTHYFEFLETCSNFSVSFSTRKCCNWDINEASCFPDSDSSSECQQWALHLRNVTISLSGQYECSFATYPFGTKATKIQLIIKAEEEQRYVKEVQLSQALEIPCLENATSANLSNYPLKWVVEENGKKEELITKEPSRPEVYGNGSVLYRQRVHLGVNNALKIFPTKITDDGKVFSCHVVYHPERIRKSSTTVRVFAYPEISASLKEGPAGTSQKPNVSCIVRKAFPKPSIVWYVDRARLTEQSEEMSVEQEDSQDSDGFYQLRSMLMLQGTHQAHTTFSCVCLFPFLRNETWNISSEEMFLSFDDISNEASSQAFTNMASEDLGNSALTSAVMTTSEHQFTSSTSPDFTTRASLAHASTTQGELISAPETKSYTSITAFGENVTTAYLNDSTTESPKSLKNATRSSEDTTPVHSNVSFSITAQPVSATKWKGFFTTIPRVNSTGNVKNTVASRFPWPTVVAVMLLFCSFLIVLVIRKWCQYQKEIMNRPPSFKPPPPPIKYTSMVESDGTPPSYHELENL; this is encoded by the exons GCCAAGCTGGAGATGTCGTTGCACACACAGAAGTGGTCCACGCTTTGCCAG AATAGCAGTTCATCACCCCATTTTGGGCACCCATTACTTCGAATTTCTTGAGACTTGTTCCAACTTTTCCGTGTCATTCAGTACCAGGAAGTGCTGCAACTGGGACATTAATGAGGCCTCGTGTTTTCCTGACTCAGACTCCTCATCTGAATGCCAGCAGTGGGCTCTGCACTTGAGAAATGTGACCATCTCCCTCAGCGGGCAGTATGAGTGCAGTTTTGCTACTTACCCCTTTGGGACAAAAGCTACCAAAATTCAACTTATCATCAAGGCAGAAG AGGAGCAGCGCTACGTGAAGGAAGTGCAGTTAAGCCAGGCTTTAGAAATTCCATGCCTTGAGAACGCGACCTCAGCAAACTTGTCCAATTACCCTCTGAAGTGGGTAGTG gaggaaaatggaaagaaggagGAACTGATAACCAAGGAGCCCTCCCGTCCTGAGGTATATGGGAATGGCAGTGTGCTGTACAGACAGAGAGTCCACCTGGGTGTGAATAATGCTCTGAAGATTTTTCCCACCAAGATCACTGATGATGGCAAGGTGTTTTCTTGCCACGTGGTCTACCACCCAGAGAGGATCCGGAAGAGCAGCACCACCGTGAGAGTGTTTG cctACCCTGAAATCTCTGCTAGCCTGAAGGAAGGCCCAGCTGGCACCTCACAGAAG CCTAATGTGAGCTGCATCGTGAGAAAGGCATTTCCCAAGCCAAGCATTGTGTGGTATGTTGACCGAGCTAGACTGACGGAGCAGTCTGAAG aaatgTCTGTTGAACAAGAAGACTCACAAGACAGTGATGGTTTCTACCAGCTGAGATCTATGCTAATGTTACAAGGGACCCACCAGGCACATACAACGTTCTCGTGTGTATGTCTGTTTCCCTTCCTCAGGAATGAAACATGGAATATTTcatcagaagaaatgtttctttcttttg ACGATATATCTAATGAAGCCTCATCCCAAGCATTTACCAACATGGCTTCAGAAG ACCTTGGAAATTCAGCACTTACATCGGCTGTCATGACTACCTCAG AGCATCAGTTTACATCTTCGACCTCCCCAGATTTCACAACTCGAGCAAGTTTGGCTCACGCTTCCACAACACAAG GAGAGCTGATTTCTGCCCCAGAGACAAAAAGCTATACCAGCATCACAGCATTCGGAGAGAATGTGACAACAGCAT ATTTGAATGATTCCACCACTGAATCCCCAAAGAGCCTCAAGAATGCAACGCGCTCATCTGAGGATACAACCCCTGTGCATA GTAATGTGTCCTTCAGCATAACAGCCCAGCCTGTTTCAGCTACCAAATGGAAAGGTTTCTTTACCACCATCCCACGGGTCAATAGTACTG GCAACGTGAAGAATACAGTAGCCAGTCGCTTCCCCTGGCCAACGGTGGTAGCAGTCAtgctcctcttctgcagctttctgatAGTGTTAGTCATCCGGAAATGGTGTCAGTACCAAAAAGAGAT TATGAACAGACCTCCATCTTTCAAGCCACCGCCACCTCCCATAAAGTACACGTCCATGGTAGAGTCTGATGGGACTCCTCCGTCCTACCACGAACTGGAAAACCTGTAA
- the CD96 gene encoding T-cell surface protein tactile isoform X4, which produces MVPPRPWLAVCTQRCRPSWRCRCTHRSGPRFASTRKCCNWDINEASCFPDSDSSSECQQWALHLRNVTISLSGQYECSFATYPFGTKATKIQLIIKAEEEQRYVKEVQLSQALEIPCLENATSANLSNYPLKWVVEENGKKEELITKEPSRPEVYGNGSVLYRQRVHLGVNNALKIFPTKITDDGKVFSCHVVYHPERIRKSSTTVRVFAYPEISASLKEGPAGTSQKPNVSCIVRKAFPKPSIVWYVDRARLTEQSEEMSVEQEDSQDSDGFYQLRSMLMLQGTHQAHTTFSCVCLFPFLRNETWNISSEEMFLSFDDISNEASSQAFTNMASEDLGNSALTSAVMTTSEHQFTSSTSPDFTTRASLAHASTTQGELISAPETKSYTSITAFGENVTTAYLNDSTTESPKSLKNATRSSEDTTPVHSNVSFSITAQPVSATKWKGFFTTIPRVNSTGNVKNTVASRFPWPTVVAVMLLFCSFLIVLVIRKWCQYQKEIMNRPPSFKPPPPPIKYTSMVESDGTPPSYHELENL; this is translated from the exons GCCAAGCTGGAGATGTCGTTGCACACACAGAAGTGGTCCACGCTTTGCCAG TACCAGGAAGTGCTGCAACTGGGACATTAATGAGGCCTCGTGTTTTCCTGACTCAGACTCCTCATCTGAATGCCAGCAGTGGGCTCTGCACTTGAGAAATGTGACCATCTCCCTCAGCGGGCAGTATGAGTGCAGTTTTGCTACTTACCCCTTTGGGACAAAAGCTACCAAAATTCAACTTATCATCAAGGCAGAAG AGGAGCAGCGCTACGTGAAGGAAGTGCAGTTAAGCCAGGCTTTAGAAATTCCATGCCTTGAGAACGCGACCTCAGCAAACTTGTCCAATTACCCTCTGAAGTGGGTAGTG gaggaaaatggaaagaaggagGAACTGATAACCAAGGAGCCCTCCCGTCCTGAGGTATATGGGAATGGCAGTGTGCTGTACAGACAGAGAGTCCACCTGGGTGTGAATAATGCTCTGAAGATTTTTCCCACCAAGATCACTGATGATGGCAAGGTGTTTTCTTGCCACGTGGTCTACCACCCAGAGAGGATCCGGAAGAGCAGCACCACCGTGAGAGTGTTTG cctACCCTGAAATCTCTGCTAGCCTGAAGGAAGGCCCAGCTGGCACCTCACAGAAG CCTAATGTGAGCTGCATCGTGAGAAAGGCATTTCCCAAGCCAAGCATTGTGTGGTATGTTGACCGAGCTAGACTGACGGAGCAGTCTGAAG aaatgTCTGTTGAACAAGAAGACTCACAAGACAGTGATGGTTTCTACCAGCTGAGATCTATGCTAATGTTACAAGGGACCCACCAGGCACATACAACGTTCTCGTGTGTATGTCTGTTTCCCTTCCTCAGGAATGAAACATGGAATATTTcatcagaagaaatgtttctttcttttg ACGATATATCTAATGAAGCCTCATCCCAAGCATTTACCAACATGGCTTCAGAAG ACCTTGGAAATTCAGCACTTACATCGGCTGTCATGACTACCTCAG AGCATCAGTTTACATCTTCGACCTCCCCAGATTTCACAACTCGAGCAAGTTTGGCTCACGCTTCCACAACACAAG GAGAGCTGATTTCTGCCCCAGAGACAAAAAGCTATACCAGCATCACAGCATTCGGAGAGAATGTGACAACAGCAT ATTTGAATGATTCCACCACTGAATCCCCAAAGAGCCTCAAGAATGCAACGCGCTCATCTGAGGATACAACCCCTGTGCATA GTAATGTGTCCTTCAGCATAACAGCCCAGCCTGTTTCAGCTACCAAATGGAAAGGTTTCTTTACCACCATCCCACGGGTCAATAGTACTG GCAACGTGAAGAATACAGTAGCCAGTCGCTTCCCCTGGCCAACGGTGGTAGCAGTCAtgctcctcttctgcagctttctgatAGTGTTAGTCATCCGGAAATGGTGTCAGTACCAAAAAGAGAT TATGAACAGACCTCCATCTTTCAAGCCACCGCCACCTCCCATAAAGTACACGTCCATGGTAGAGTCTGATGGGACTCCTCCGTCCTACCACGAACTGGAAAACCTGTAA
- the CD96 gene encoding T-cell surface protein tactile isoform X1: MGRWFLLVLGLLSAHSAAGQAGDVVAHTEVVHALPGTDVTLLCTFPKPQSTYIVQAQWSKTDDNRLSRIAVHHPILGTHYFEFLETCSNFSVSFSTRKCCNWDINEASCFPDSDSSSECQQWALHLRNVTISLSGQYECSFATYPFGTKATKIQLIIKAEEEQRYVKEVQLSQALEIPCLENATSANLSNYPLKWVVEENGKKEELITKEPSRPEVYGNGSVLYRQRVHLGVNNALKIFPTKITDDGKVFSCHVVYHPERIRKSSTTVRVFAYPEISASLKEGPAGTSQKPNVSCIVRKAFPKPSIVWYVDRARLTEQSEEMSVEQEDSQDSDGFYQLRSMLMLQGTHQAHTTFSCVCLFPFLRNETWNISSEEMFLSFDDISNEASSQAFTNMASEDLGNSALTSAVMTTSEHQFTSSTSPDFTTRASLAHASTTQGELISAPETKSYTSITAFGENVTTAYLNDSTTESPKSLKNATRSSEDTTPVHSNVSFSITAQPVSATKWKGFFTTIPRVNSTGNVKNTVASRFPWPTVVAVMLLFCSFLIVLVIRKWCQYQKEIMNRPPSFKPPPPPIKYTSMVESDGTPPSYHELENL; this comes from the exons GCCAAGCTGGAGATGTCGTTGCACACACAGAAGTGGTCCACGCTTTGCCAGGTACCGACGTGACCCTGCTGTGCACCTTCCCCAAACCACAGTCCACCTACATAGTACAGGCACAGTGGTCCAAGACCGATGACAACCGTCTGTCCAGAATAGCAGTTCATCACCCCATTTTGGGCACCCATTACTTCGAATTTCTTGAGACTTGTTCCAACTTTTCCGTGTCATTCAGTACCAGGAAGTGCTGCAACTGGGACATTAATGAGGCCTCGTGTTTTCCTGACTCAGACTCCTCATCTGAATGCCAGCAGTGGGCTCTGCACTTGAGAAATGTGACCATCTCCCTCAGCGGGCAGTATGAGTGCAGTTTTGCTACTTACCCCTTTGGGACAAAAGCTACCAAAATTCAACTTATCATCAAGGCAGAAG AGGAGCAGCGCTACGTGAAGGAAGTGCAGTTAAGCCAGGCTTTAGAAATTCCATGCCTTGAGAACGCGACCTCAGCAAACTTGTCCAATTACCCTCTGAAGTGGGTAGTG gaggaaaatggaaagaaggagGAACTGATAACCAAGGAGCCCTCCCGTCCTGAGGTATATGGGAATGGCAGTGTGCTGTACAGACAGAGAGTCCACCTGGGTGTGAATAATGCTCTGAAGATTTTTCCCACCAAGATCACTGATGATGGCAAGGTGTTTTCTTGCCACGTGGTCTACCACCCAGAGAGGATCCGGAAGAGCAGCACCACCGTGAGAGTGTTTG cctACCCTGAAATCTCTGCTAGCCTGAAGGAAGGCCCAGCTGGCACCTCACAGAAG CCTAATGTGAGCTGCATCGTGAGAAAGGCATTTCCCAAGCCAAGCATTGTGTGGTATGTTGACCGAGCTAGACTGACGGAGCAGTCTGAAG aaatgTCTGTTGAACAAGAAGACTCACAAGACAGTGATGGTTTCTACCAGCTGAGATCTATGCTAATGTTACAAGGGACCCACCAGGCACATACAACGTTCTCGTGTGTATGTCTGTTTCCCTTCCTCAGGAATGAAACATGGAATATTTcatcagaagaaatgtttctttcttttg ACGATATATCTAATGAAGCCTCATCCCAAGCATTTACCAACATGGCTTCAGAAG ACCTTGGAAATTCAGCACTTACATCGGCTGTCATGACTACCTCAG AGCATCAGTTTACATCTTCGACCTCCCCAGATTTCACAACTCGAGCAAGTTTGGCTCACGCTTCCACAACACAAG GAGAGCTGATTTCTGCCCCAGAGACAAAAAGCTATACCAGCATCACAGCATTCGGAGAGAATGTGACAACAGCAT ATTTGAATGATTCCACCACTGAATCCCCAAAGAGCCTCAAGAATGCAACGCGCTCATCTGAGGATACAACCCCTGTGCATA GTAATGTGTCCTTCAGCATAACAGCCCAGCCTGTTTCAGCTACCAAATGGAAAGGTTTCTTTACCACCATCCCACGGGTCAATAGTACTG GCAACGTGAAGAATACAGTAGCCAGTCGCTTCCCCTGGCCAACGGTGGTAGCAGTCAtgctcctcttctgcagctttctgatAGTGTTAGTCATCCGGAAATGGTGTCAGTACCAAAAAGAGAT TATGAACAGACCTCCATCTTTCAAGCCACCGCCACCTCCCATAAAGTACACGTCCATGGTAGAGTCTGATGGGACTCCTCCGTCCTACCACGAACTGGAAAACCTGTAA
- the CD96 gene encoding T-cell surface protein tactile isoform X2, with translation MGRWFLLVLGLLSAHSAAGQAGDVVAHTEVVHALPGTDVTLLCTFPKPQSTYIVQAQWSKTDDNRLSRIAVHHPILGTHYFEFLETCSNFSVSFSTRKCCNWDINEASCFPDSDSSSECQQWALHLRNVTISLSGQYECSFATYPFGTKATKIQLIIKAEEEQRYVKEVQLSQALEIPCLENATSANLSNYPLKWVVEENGKKEELITKEPSRPEVYGNGSVLYRQRVHLGVNNALKIFPTKITDDGKVFSCHVVYHPERIRKSSTTVRVFAYPEISASLKEGPAGTSQKPNVSCIVRKAFPKPSIVWYVDRARLTEQSEEMSVEQEDSQDSDGFYQLRSMLMLQGTHQAHTTFSCVCLFPFLRNETWNISSEEMFLSFDLGNSALTSAVMTTSEHQFTSSTSPDFTTRASLAHASTTQGELISAPETKSYTSITAFGENVTTAYLNDSTTESPKSLKNATRSSEDTTPVHSNVSFSITAQPVSATKWKGFFTTIPRVNSTGNVKNTVASRFPWPTVVAVMLLFCSFLIVLVIRKWCQYQKEIMNRPPSFKPPPPPIKYTSMVESDGTPPSYHELENL, from the exons GCCAAGCTGGAGATGTCGTTGCACACACAGAAGTGGTCCACGCTTTGCCAGGTACCGACGTGACCCTGCTGTGCACCTTCCCCAAACCACAGTCCACCTACATAGTACAGGCACAGTGGTCCAAGACCGATGACAACCGTCTGTCCAGAATAGCAGTTCATCACCCCATTTTGGGCACCCATTACTTCGAATTTCTTGAGACTTGTTCCAACTTTTCCGTGTCATTCAGTACCAGGAAGTGCTGCAACTGGGACATTAATGAGGCCTCGTGTTTTCCTGACTCAGACTCCTCATCTGAATGCCAGCAGTGGGCTCTGCACTTGAGAAATGTGACCATCTCCCTCAGCGGGCAGTATGAGTGCAGTTTTGCTACTTACCCCTTTGGGACAAAAGCTACCAAAATTCAACTTATCATCAAGGCAGAAG AGGAGCAGCGCTACGTGAAGGAAGTGCAGTTAAGCCAGGCTTTAGAAATTCCATGCCTTGAGAACGCGACCTCAGCAAACTTGTCCAATTACCCTCTGAAGTGGGTAGTG gaggaaaatggaaagaaggagGAACTGATAACCAAGGAGCCCTCCCGTCCTGAGGTATATGGGAATGGCAGTGTGCTGTACAGACAGAGAGTCCACCTGGGTGTGAATAATGCTCTGAAGATTTTTCCCACCAAGATCACTGATGATGGCAAGGTGTTTTCTTGCCACGTGGTCTACCACCCAGAGAGGATCCGGAAGAGCAGCACCACCGTGAGAGTGTTTG cctACCCTGAAATCTCTGCTAGCCTGAAGGAAGGCCCAGCTGGCACCTCACAGAAG CCTAATGTGAGCTGCATCGTGAGAAAGGCATTTCCCAAGCCAAGCATTGTGTGGTATGTTGACCGAGCTAGACTGACGGAGCAGTCTGAAG aaatgTCTGTTGAACAAGAAGACTCACAAGACAGTGATGGTTTCTACCAGCTGAGATCTATGCTAATGTTACAAGGGACCCACCAGGCACATACAACGTTCTCGTGTGTATGTCTGTTTCCCTTCCTCAGGAATGAAACATGGAATATTTcatcagaagaaatgtttctttcttttg ACCTTGGAAATTCAGCACTTACATCGGCTGTCATGACTACCTCAG AGCATCAGTTTACATCTTCGACCTCCCCAGATTTCACAACTCGAGCAAGTTTGGCTCACGCTTCCACAACACAAG GAGAGCTGATTTCTGCCCCAGAGACAAAAAGCTATACCAGCATCACAGCATTCGGAGAGAATGTGACAACAGCAT ATTTGAATGATTCCACCACTGAATCCCCAAAGAGCCTCAAGAATGCAACGCGCTCATCTGAGGATACAACCCCTGTGCATA GTAATGTGTCCTTCAGCATAACAGCCCAGCCTGTTTCAGCTACCAAATGGAAAGGTTTCTTTACCACCATCCCACGGGTCAATAGTACTG GCAACGTGAAGAATACAGTAGCCAGTCGCTTCCCCTGGCCAACGGTGGTAGCAGTCAtgctcctcttctgcagctttctgatAGTGTTAGTCATCCGGAAATGGTGTCAGTACCAAAAAGAGAT TATGAACAGACCTCCATCTTTCAAGCCACCGCCACCTCCCATAAAGTACACGTCCATGGTAGAGTCTGATGGGACTCCTCCGTCCTACCACGAACTGGAAAACCTGTAA